A genome region from Euphorbia lathyris chromosome 4, ddEupLath1.1, whole genome shotgun sequence includes the following:
- the LOC136226510 gene encoding disease resistance protein RGA2-like isoform X1 yields MSEVYLGNILSNLINLIPHDFQELKAFWGFGEELNLLRRSLDGISDLVERREANQQKWESLRVWLRKLKEVAYEADDLLSELAYETTRLQIQNKEVQSFYLNLKANTKKDEFGLKMALKLNQVAQSLQNFRCGAIVLKRTYYPNVDSIESQTRRDSNISMPVVGRQADVAKIVNMLMSLCYQQVTIVPVIGMAGIGKTDLAKLLSQEVRKRKLFDVNIWAYVSDDFNEPRIFGEMLNGLKTKGTTNMNEIRHQLGKQLADAERDDDGDVIRCKMHDCVHDLALYLSRYEVLNAKSSGIDCTSRFQHLYADARFVTISMNFLKDRTKNLRTIILDGAPYQESWKLKSLRTLYMNGVDMEVLPSMDTMKHLRYLHISNSKIKRLSESIIKPYNLQTLNLTNFDMKDFPEFITMLPNLRTLIVSNSNIKELPKSIVKLHNLQTLNVSNSNMKELPESIDKLHNLQTLNLSDCNIKELPESIGQLHSLQTLNVSNSNIKELPETVLKLNNLQTLKFLRCKELTKLPRVKMHNLISLKHIAFSYDYQMPLGLGYLNCLETLTCFIVGPSWGGSIEQLECLNKLSGHLEIIRLEEVGDKKEAERANLQGKSKLQGLGFQWSYGADNRSSSDEELLEGLRPHQNIRRIKVKNYMGEKWPSWMLRMKSPSDTDSFAVLHNLVDLSLAECWKCVQLPCLGELPYLKFLKINYMGSVKCIDYEFYGINSKRSRSGLLRLFPALKSLSLSWMDNLTYWSSPSDGRVVVFPCLENLSIQSCAKLTGFPVSHSSALVNLEIKDCEEFRFIFRQQSFPSFTSLSIEGCPKLTYLRNWLPPSTCLKDISLRRCEWLTFIPEDLGKLSSLTSLDMYYCKRLRCFPEKILCKLTQLRKLCIGAFSQELDDFCYLNQIKDLRCLQELEIWGSDFFGREKSSLPHHLQHLTVLKSLKIIGFTRMEELPEWLTNLQSLQSLSLDYCRHLGGQSTATVILRLPNLTHLNITCCPILEKRKSKTWLYSLKTRKIEVEYSHVSKVRFRLGY; encoded by the exons ATGTCGGAGGTTTACCTGGGGAACATACTCTCCAACTTAATCAACTTAATTCCACATGACTTCCAAGAACTGAAAGCTTTTTGGGGATTCGGAGAGGAACTCAACCTGCTTCGGCGATCGCTTGATGGGATTTCAGATCTAGTCGAAAGACGAGAGGCCAACCAACAGAAATGGGAATCATTGAGGGTGTGGCTGAGAAAACTGAAAGAAGTAGCTTACGAAGCTGACGACTTGCTTTCTGAGTTGGCTTATGAAACTACTCGACTTCAGATTCAGAATAAGGAG GTGCAGAGCTTCTATCTAAATTTGAAAGCCAATACTAAAAAGGATGAGTTTGGTCTCAAAATGGCGCTCAAGCTTAATCAAGTCGCCCAATCACTACAAAATTTTCGGTGCGGAGCCATTGTTCTTAAAAGAACCTATTACCCTAATGTGGATTCGATTGAAAGCCAGACACGCAGAGATTCAAACATTAGCATGCCAGTTGTAGGAAGGCAAGCTGATGTAGCGAAAATTGTCAACATGCTGATGAGCTTATGCTATCAACAAGTTACCATTGTTCCCGTAATAGGAATGGCTGGTATCGGTAAGACGGACTTAGCTAAACTTTTGAGCCAAGAAGTGAGAAAAAGAAAGCTTTTTGATGTCAATATTTGGGCATATGTTTCAGATGATTTTAACGAGCCAAGAATTTTTGGAGAAATGTTGAATGGATTGAAGACGAAGGGCACAACCAACATGAATGAAATTCGTCACCAACTTGGAAAACAGTTGGCAG ATGCAGAAAGGGATGATGATGGGGATGTTATACGATGCAAAATGCATGATTGTGTGCATGATCTTGCACTGTATCTATCCAGATATGAAGTATTGAATGCGAAGAGCAGCGGAATTGATTGTACATCTAGGTTTCAACATTTGTATGCAGATGCTCGATTTGTAACCATTTCAATGAATTTTCTGAAGGATAGGACCAAGAACTTGCGTACTATTATCCTCGACGGCGCTCCGTATCAAGAGTCTTGGAAGTTGAAAAGCTTGCGGACTCTATACATGAATGGTGTTGATATGGAAGTGTTGCCATCAATGGACAcaatgaaacatttgagatatCTTCACATCTCAAATTCTAAAATCAAAAGGTTGTCTGAGTCGATCATCAAGCCCTACAATCTTCAAACTTTGAACCTCACAAATTTTGACATGAAAGATTTTCCTGAATTCATCACCATGCTCCCCAATCTTCGAACTTTGATTGTCTCAAATTCTAATATCAAAGAGTTGCCTAAATCCATTGTCAAGCTCCACAATCTTCAAACGTTGAATGTGTCAAATTCTAACATGAAAGAGTTGCCTGAATCCATTGACAAGCTCCACAATCTTCAAACATTGAATCTGTCAGATTGTAACATCAAAGAGTTGCCTGAATCCATTGGCCAGCTCCACAGTCTTCAAACGTTGAATGTGTCAAATTCTAACATCAAAGAGTTACCTGAAACCGTCCTAAAACTCAACAATCTTCAAACTTTGAAATTCCTTCGGTGCAAGGAACTTACCAAGCTTCCTAGAGTGAAGATGCATAATCTGATCAGTTTGAAGCATATTGCTTTTTCTTATGATTACCAGATgccattaggattgggataccTGAACTGTCTTGAAACCTTGACTTGTTTTATTGTGGGCCCCAGTTGGGGAGGTAGCATTGAACAACTTGAATGCTTAAACAAACTAAGTGGGCACTTGGAAATAATCAGGCTTGAGGAGGTGGGGGATAAGAAAGAAGCTGAGAGAGCAAATTTGCAGGGTAAATCAAAATTACAAGGACTGGGTTTTCAATGGAGTTATGGAGCAGATAATAGAAGTTCAAGTGACGAGGAACTGCTGGAAGGCCTTCGACCTCATCAAAACATAAGAAGAATAAAGGTCAAGAACTACATGGGTGAAAAATGGCCATCATGGATGTTGAGAATGAAGAGCCCAAGTGATACTGATTCTTTTGCAGTACTCCATAATTTGGTGGATCTTAGTTTAGCTGAGTGCTGGAAGTGTGTACAGCTCCCGTGCCTTGGAGAGCTTCCTTATCTTAAATTTCTTAAGATAAATTATATGGGAAGTGTGAAGTGCATTGATTATGAGTTCTATGGGATTAACAGCAAACGCAGTAGGAGTGGATTATTGAGGCTGTTTCCAGCATTGAAATCATTGTCTCTAAGTTGGATGGATAATCTAACTTACTGGAGCTCTCCTTCAGATGGTAGGGTGGTTGTATTTCCTTGCCTTGAAAATTTATCCATTCAATCTTGTGCTAAATTGACAGGTTTTCCAGTGAGCCATTCGTCAGCACTTGTGAATCTCGAAATCAAAGATTGTGAGGAATTCAGGTTCATATTTCGACAGCAGTCCTTCCCCTCTTTTACAAGTTTATCCATTGAAGGATGTCCAAAATTAACTTATCTTCGAAATTGGCTTCCACCCAGCACTTGTCTCAAGGATATAAGTTTAAGAAGATGTGAATGGCTGACATTTATTCCAGAAGATTTAGGGAAGCTGAGCTCTTTAACCTCCTTAGATATGTATTACTGTAAAAGATTGAGATGTTTTCCAGAGAAGATACTATGCAAACTCACTCAATTGAGGAAGTTATGTATAGGTGCATTCTCACAGGAGTTGGATGATTTCTGTTATCTGAATCAAATCAAAGACCTTCGGTGTCTCCAGGAGTTAGAAATATGGGGTTCTGACTTTTTTGGTCGTGAAAAGTCTTCGCTTCCACATCATCTTCAACACCTCACTGTCCTGAAATCGCTGAAGATAATAGGATTCACAAGAATGGAAGAATTGCCAGAATGGTTGACTAATCTTCAGTCTCTTCAGTCCCTTTCTCTGGATTATTGTAGGCATCTCGGGGGGCAATCAACAGCTACAGTCATACTACGCCTCCCCAATTTAACACATCTCAACATTACCTGCTGCCCCATTCTTGAGAAAAGAAAATCTAAAACATGGTTGTATTCTTTGAAGACTAGAAAAATCGAAGTTGAGTATTCACATGTTTCGAAAGTCAGATTCCGTTTGGGATATTAG